Proteins encoded within one genomic window of Methanothrix harundinacea 6Ac:
- a CDS encoding peptidylprolyl isomerase produces the protein MTRSSILLGILFMLAIFGAGCLTEREEKALGPEGTIVLLETNMGEIKIRLRDDMPVTAGNFEKLAADGFYDGVIFHRVIDGFMIQGGDPSGTGRGGPGYTIKDEFAARNRNDRGTISMANAGPNTGGSQFFINLVDNNRLDRMHPVFGEVVGGMDVVDMIGRVKTGPGDRPTKDVVIVRARILS, from the coding sequence ATGACCAGATCTTCCATCCTTCTGGGAATCCTATTCATGCTCGCAATCTTTGGAGCTGGTTGTTTGACAGAGAGAGAGGAGAAGGCTTTGGGGCCGGAGGGGACGATCGTCCTCCTGGAGACGAACATGGGCGAGATCAAGATCCGGCTTCGCGACGACATGCCCGTCACCGCCGGCAACTTCGAGAAGCTGGCGGCCGACGGGTTCTACGACGGCGTGATCTTCCACCGGGTCATCGACGGGTTCATGATCCAGGGCGGCGACCCTTCGGGAACGGGCCGGGGCGGTCCCGGCTACACCATCAAAGACGAGTTCGCGGCCAGGAACAGAAACGACCGGGGGACGATCTCGATGGCGAACGCCGGCCCCAATACGGGGGGAAGCCAGTTCTTCATAAACCTCGTCGACAACAACCGCCTAGACAGGATGCACCCCGTCTTCGGCGAGGTGGTCGGTGGCATGGACGTGGTGGACATGATCGGGAGGGTGAAGACCGGCCCCGGAGATCGGCCCACGAAGGACGTGGTGATCGTCAGGGCCAGGATCTTATCCTGA
- a CDS encoding STT3 domain-containing protein — protein sequence MRDGAGLFAIFLLGLLLRMAPMRGALVGGDILFYGSDSFYHMRRILYTVDHFPSTLWFDPSINYPEGLELLWPPLFDQAVAGAALLLGAGSPRSVEMVAAVAPPILGSLTIISVYLLARELFGPRAALLSALLFAINPQHVSISIFARPDHHVLETFILVSFVFLLVLALKRGDGWPWPGAAAGVSAAALAYTWIGAAAYFGAFLAFVIIAATLDLRRGVSSRPCLQVFLLVFGVALVLALPFWWVGWMAPSFFALAAVLVTTAALLPLTGAFSRRGVPWIALPPLLLLLGYLLLSSAFALEGWLGVQRLLDEGIDYFFGGALSWQVAEAVPLYGVVRPFTVVGFNLTAAVLGFAHLWRSDIDRLQLLFLVWTVSLLLLAVFQNRFLYVFSASMAVLMALFFLRAATLLSDGGWRLGDRRISRYLNPLLLILLLLPSAVSVSEVFSIRPAVVESGWDRPLQWLEERSADSSAPWEGDTAAGAGVLTWWDRGNWVLYLSGWPVVANGFQAGAEDAARFFIAEDEAAALEIMDARRARYAFTESRLLGPGLATIVLWAGEDPSEYGRMAGAGPEGGGRFLRTTLARCHLTDCREMSSLRLVYESDPGVGSDQVKIFERVAGARIRGACPGDGPVTLSLNLTTNQGRPLNYTRSGLPRDGRYEMVVPYSTGRDGGLAACIATSGGERRGILISEDAVLQGGEIIVDL from the coding sequence TTGAGGGACGGGGCGGGTTTATTCGCCATCTTTCTTCTCGGCCTCCTTCTGAGGATGGCCCCGATGAGGGGCGCCCTCGTCGGCGGAGACATCCTCTTCTACGGCTCCGACTCCTTCTACCACATGAGGAGGATCCTCTACACCGTCGACCACTTCCCGTCGACTCTCTGGTTTGATCCCTCCATCAACTACCCGGAGGGGCTGGAGCTTCTTTGGCCCCCCCTCTTCGACCAGGCCGTGGCGGGGGCCGCCCTCCTCCTGGGGGCGGGATCTCCGAGGTCGGTGGAGATGGTCGCCGCCGTCGCCCCCCCGATCCTGGGGTCTCTGACGATCATCTCCGTCTACCTCCTCGCCCGGGAGCTCTTCGGCCCCCGGGCCGCCCTCCTCTCGGCCCTCCTCTTCGCCATCAACCCCCAGCACGTCAGCATCAGCATCTTCGCCCGACCGGATCACCACGTCCTCGAGACCTTCATCCTGGTGAGCTTCGTTTTCCTCCTCGTCCTGGCCCTGAAGAGGGGGGATGGATGGCCCTGGCCTGGGGCCGCCGCCGGGGTCTCGGCTGCCGCCCTCGCCTACACCTGGATCGGAGCCGCCGCCTACTTCGGGGCGTTCCTGGCCTTCGTCATCATCGCCGCCACCCTCGACCTCCGCCGGGGGGTCTCATCTCGCCCCTGCCTCCAGGTATTCCTCCTCGTCTTCGGGGTCGCCCTCGTCCTCGCCCTCCCCTTCTGGTGGGTGGGGTGGATGGCCCCCTCATTTTTCGCCCTCGCCGCCGTCCTAGTGACGACGGCGGCCCTCCTACCCCTCACCGGGGCGTTCTCCAGGAGGGGCGTCCCCTGGATCGCTCTACCCCCCCTCCTCCTCCTCCTCGGCTATCTCCTCTTGTCATCAGCCTTCGCCCTCGAGGGGTGGCTGGGGGTCCAACGGCTCCTCGACGAGGGGATCGACTACTTCTTCGGCGGCGCTCTCTCCTGGCAGGTGGCGGAGGCGGTCCCCCTCTACGGCGTGGTCAGGCCCTTCACCGTCGTTGGATTCAATCTGACGGCGGCGGTCCTGGGATTCGCCCACCTCTGGCGTTCCGACATCGATAGACTCCAGCTCCTCTTCCTCGTCTGGACCGTCTCCCTCCTCCTCCTCGCCGTCTTCCAGAACCGGTTCCTCTACGTCTTCTCCGCCAGCATGGCGGTCCTCATGGCCCTCTTCTTCCTCAGGGCCGCCACTCTCCTCTCCGATGGAGGATGGCGGCTAGGAGACCGGAGGATATCGAGGTACCTGAACCCCCTCCTCCTCATTCTTCTCCTCCTCCCCTCGGCGGTGAGCGTCTCGGAGGTCTTCTCGATCCGGCCGGCGGTGGTGGAGTCGGGGTGGGACCGCCCCCTCCAGTGGCTGGAGGAGAGGTCGGCGGACTCCTCCGCCCCCTGGGAGGGGGATACGGCCGCGGGGGCTGGGGTCCTCACCTGGTGGGACCGGGGGAACTGGGTCCTGTACCTCTCCGGTTGGCCGGTGGTGGCAAACGGCTTCCAGGCCGGGGCCGAGGATGCGGCCCGGTTCTTCATCGCCGAGGATGAGGCGGCGGCCCTGGAGATCATGGACGCGAGAAGGGCCCGTTACGCCTTCACCGAGTCGAGGCTCCTGGGCCCGGGGCTTGCGACGATCGTCCTCTGGGCGGGGGAGGACCCCTCCGAGTACGGAAGGATGGCCGGCGCCGGCCCCGAAGGGGGAGGAAGGTTCCTGAGGACGACCCTGGCCCGGTGTCACCTCACCGACTGCCGGGAGATGAGCTCCCTCCGGCTGGTCTACGAGTCGGATCCGGGGGTGGGGTCTGATCAGGTCAAGATCTTCGAGCGGGTGGCTGGCGCCCGGATCCGGGGCGCCTGCCCCGGGGATGGGCCCGTCACCCTCTCTCTGAACCTCACCACAAACCAGGGCCGACCCCTGAATTACACCAGGAGCGGTCTCCCCAGGGACGGCAGGTACGAGATGGTCGTCCCCTACTCGACGGGCAGGGATGGGGGCCTGGCAGCATGCATCGCCACCTCCGGCGGCGAGAGGAGGGGCATCTTGATCAGCGAGGATGCCGTCCTCCAGGGAGGGGAGATCATCGTCGACCTCTGA
- a CDS encoding PRC-barrel domain-containing protein translates to MPKIYARSLAGKEIVTMGGTVLGELENIILDPETGRLIDLLVKPDPEIDPARYRREGKLILVPFSSVCALKDYIVVDEKRAER, encoded by the coding sequence ATGCCGAAGATTTACGCCCGGAGCCTCGCCGGAAAGGAGATCGTGACCATGGGCGGCACGGTTCTGGGAGAGCTGGAGAACATCATCCTCGACCCCGAGACGGGACGGCTGATCGACCTCCTCGTCAAGCCCGACCCGGAGATCGACCCCGCGCGGTACCGGCGGGAGGGGAAGCTCATCCTCGTCCCCTTCTCCTCGGTCTGCGCCCTCAAAGACTACATCGTCGTCGACGAGAAGAGGGCGGAGAGGTAG